A DNA window from Arachis hypogaea cultivar Tifrunner chromosome 18, arahy.Tifrunner.gnm2.J5K5, whole genome shotgun sequence contains the following coding sequences:
- the LOC112772019 gene encoding cyanidin 3-O-galactoside 2''-O-xylosyltransferase FGGT1-like has protein sequence MKESHGCTSRPPPSSPPPPPLNIAMYPWFAMGHLTPCLHLSNKLAKRGHRISFFIPRRTISKLQHLNLHPHLITFIPINVPHVHELPLHAETTSDVPFALYTYIATAMDLTEKDTELLLKELNPQIILFDFQHWLPNLARSLGIKSVQYMIAYPISTAYLGEGTRKTLELTEDDLKKPPPGFPYDDDYSFKFYTHELRFLVESRKNIEFGSGVRLYDRFYIGTKLADAVGFKGCRQIDGLYADYIETVLGKPCLLSGPLLPEASDIDLDKKWESWLNGFKPGSVVYCAYGSETQLQQNQFQELLLGLEQTGLPFLAALKPPVGFDSIEEALPEGFKERVEERGVVYGGWVQQQLVLEHPSVGCFITHCGSASITEALVNTCQIVLLPRLGSDHIMNARMMSGKLKVGVEVEKGEDNGFFSRESVYKAVKTVIDEESEVGRAPLSLSQQQSPPPPSPNSSRQPEGASPPAATDRRCFELLAVHPRLLNVIAFGRPSSSSLHRFHLRRVGLQIEAGRLDSSIVGEFTRSRLSRRSSLAGSLAACFVPPSVNLVAFALL, from the exons atgaaGGAAAGCCATGGATGCACCTCGCGccctcctccttcttctcctccaCCGCCACCTTTGAACATAGCCATGTATCCATGGTTCGCCATGGGACACCTCACTCCATGTCTCCACCTCTCCAACAAGCTAGCAAAGAGAGGCCACAGAATCTCCTTCTTCATCCCAAGAAGAACAATCTCAAAGCTTCAACACCTAAACCTTCACCCACACCTCATCACCTTCATCCCCATCAACGTTCCTCACGTTCACGAACTTCCTCTTCATGCAGAAACCACATCAGACGTTCCCTTTGCTCTATACACGTATATCGCCACCGCCATGGACCTCACTGAGAAGGACACAGAGCTTCTCCTCAAGGAACTAAACCCACAAATCATTCTCTTTGATTTTCAGCATTGGCTACCAAATTTGGCACGAAGCTTAGGCATCAAGAGTGTCCAATACATGATAGCTTATCCAATTTCGACTGCATACCTCGGAGAAGGAACGAGAAAGACATTAGAATTAACGGAGGACGATCTCAAGAAACCGCCACCAGGGTTTCcttatgatgatgattattcCTTCAAGTTTTATACACATGAACTCCGGTTCTTAGTTGAATCAAGGAAAAACATCGAGTTTGGAAGCGGTGTTCGTTTATACGATCGGTTCTACATCGGTACAAAGCTGGCGGATGCAGTAGGATTCAAAGGTTGCAGACAAATCGATGGGCTTTATGCTGATTACATTGAAACTGTTCTTGGGAAGCCATGTTTGCTTTCAGGGCCTCTTTTGCCAGAGGCATCTGACATAGATTTGGACAAAAAATGGGAATCATGGCTTAATGGATTCAAACCTGGTTCCGTTGTTTATTGCGCTTACGGAAGTGAAACCCAGTTGCAACAAAACCAGTTTCAAGAACTGTTACTTGGTCTTGAACAAACCGGTTTGCCGTTTCTTGCAGCGCTTAAGCCACCGGTTGGGTTTGATTCCATTGAAGAAGCGTTACCAGAAGGGTTTAAAGAAAGAGTTGAAGAAAGAGGAGTTGTGTACGGTGGATGGGTCCAGCAACAATTGGTTTTGGAGCACCCTTCTGTTGGATGCTTCATAACACACTGTGGTTCAGCTTCCATAACGGAGGCTCTTGTGAACACGTGTCAGATTGTCCTGTTGCCACGTTTGGGATCTGATCATATTATGAATGCAAGGATGATGAGTGGAAAATTGAAGGTTGGGGTTGAAGTGGAAAAAGGTGAAGATAATGGGTTTTTTAGCCGAGAGAGTGTGTACAAAGCTGTTAAGACAGTGATTGATGAGGAGAGTGAAGTTGGAAGAGCG CCCCTCTCTCTCAGCCAACAGCAGTCACCGCCTCCGCCGTCGCCGAACTCTTCTCGTCAGCCAGAGGGTGCCTCGCCGCCGGCAGCGACAGATAGAAGGTGCTTTGAGCTCTTGGCCGTCCATCCTCGTCTCCTCAACGTCATCGCCTTTGGCCGTCCGTCCTCGTCTTCTCTACATCGTTTTCATCTTCGTCGTGTGGGCTTGCAGATCGAAGCGGGTCGGCTGGATTCCTCCATTGTTGGTGAGTTTACTCGATCCCGTCTGTCTCGCCGTTCCTCCCTTGCCGGTA